GCCAAAGGCCAAAGTGATAATCATGATTTTTCTTATCCTTCTGCCGATAGCACTGTTTTATTATTTTCTCTATCAACCCAATACAAAAAAAATAAAAAATCTTGAAAACCGGATAGCTACCCTGCAGACACAGATTCAGAATGTCAAAAGAAAAGCCGCAGACCTTGCAAAATTTGAAAAAGAACTGGAGGAAGCAGAAAGAACATTTGAGGCAACAGCAACGTTACTACCAGATGAAAAGGAAATCCCGCAACTTTTGAAAGATATTTCTTCACTCGGCCGGGCAGCCGGTCTTGATTTTCTTACATTCAGACCTCTTGCTGATATTCCGAAAGATTTTTATGCCGAAATACCGGTCACAATTGATGTCAGAGGCCCTTATCACAACATGGGCTTCTTTTTTGACCAGGTGAGTAAACTCAAAAGAATTGTTACAGTTTCAAATGTAAGGATGGGTTCCCCCAAAAAGGAAGGGGGTGAGATGCTACTCAAGTCAAGCTGCAGGCTGGTAACTTATCGTTTCACCAACAGACCGCTGGCAAAACCG
The DNA window shown above is from Desulfomarina profundi and carries:
- a CDS encoding type IV pilus inner membrane component PilO, which translates into the protein MSLKPKAKVIIMIFLILLPIALFYYFLYQPNTKKIKNLENRIATLQTQIQNVKRKAADLAKFEKELEEAERTFEATATLLPDEKEIPQLLKDISSLGRAAGLDFLTFRPLADIPKDFYAEIPVTIDVRGPYHNMGFFFDQVSKLKRIVTVSNVRMGSPKKEGGEMLLKSSCRLVTYRFTNRPLAKPKTK